One Nodosilinea sp. FACHB-141 DNA segment encodes these proteins:
- a CDS encoding spermidine/putrescine ABC transporter substrate-binding protein, which produces MPVPGTRLQTPSFSRLSAVSRRRFLQGSAAVMASLAATNCRQNLAGPPAGGGANDGTLHIYTWANYTDDGLAQAFTERTGIPVVVDIYDSNEVMLTRLQAGGGDAYSIIYPSDYMVSEMLELDLLTELDQSRLTGLENLRAQWSNPAYDPNNAHSVPFCWGTTGLLYNREASPGEPTDWDFLWDNQAKLSRRITMLDDMRETLGATLKSLGYSYNSNNLAEIEAAYNRLLELRPHIAAFKTTGFENELLSGDLSVSMAYSSDAIALTLEDDRMQYIIPASGASLWTDTLAIPATAPNVDAAYQWINFLLEPEVASAAVERLFFATANQAAFDLLPAEIQNNADLYPSDEILAKSEGIVAVNTASTDLFDQFWTEVTSA; this is translated from the coding sequence ATGCCTGTGCCTGGAACGCGACTACAAACTCCCTCCTTCTCGCGCCTTTCTGCCGTGAGCCGGCGGCGGTTTTTGCAGGGGTCAGCAGCGGTCATGGCAAGCCTAGCGGCGACCAACTGTCGCCAAAACCTGGCGGGGCCACCGGCGGGCGGGGGCGCAAACGACGGCACTCTGCACATTTACACCTGGGCCAACTACACCGATGATGGCCTGGCCCAAGCCTTTACCGAACGCACAGGCATTCCGGTGGTGGTCGATATTTACGATTCTAATGAGGTCATGCTCACCCGCCTGCAAGCGGGGGGCGGCGACGCCTACAGCATCATCTATCCCTCCGACTACATGGTGTCGGAAATGCTGGAGCTAGACCTGCTCACCGAACTCGATCAAAGTCGCCTCACCGGATTAGAAAACCTTAGAGCACAGTGGAGCAACCCCGCCTACGACCCCAACAACGCTCACAGTGTGCCTTTCTGCTGGGGCACCACAGGTCTGCTCTACAACCGTGAGGCCTCCCCCGGCGAACCCACCGACTGGGACTTTCTTTGGGATAACCAGGCCAAGCTCTCCCGCCGCATCACCATGTTGGACGATATGCGCGAAACCCTAGGAGCCACCCTCAAATCGCTGGGCTACTCCTACAACTCCAACAATCTAGCGGAGATTGAAGCGGCTTACAACCGTCTGCTAGAGCTGAGACCCCATATCGCTGCCTTTAAGACCACAGGCTTTGAGAATGAGTTGCTCAGTGGTGACCTGAGTGTGTCGATGGCCTACTCCAGCGATGCGATCGCCCTCACCCTCGAAGATGACCGTATGCAGTACATCATTCCCGCCAGCGGGGCGTCGCTGTGGACCGATACCCTGGCTATCCCCGCCACCGCTCCCAACGTTGATGCCGCCTACCAGTGGATTAACTTCCTGCTGGAGCCAGAGGTGGCCAGTGCCGCCGTGGAGCGCTTGTTCTTTGCCACCGCTAACCAGGCTGCCTTTGACCTGCTGCCTGCCGAAATTCAAAACAACGCTGACCTGTACCCCTCCGATGAGATTTTGGCTAAGAGCGAAGGCATTGTGGCTGTCAATACCGCCAGCACCGATCTCTTTGACCAATTTTGGACTGAAGTGACCAGCGCTTGA
- a CDS encoding ABC transporter permease: MTPAPSPTPAVTWADRFAPRRWLGPVTLLGPAGVWLLVLLVLPTLLILEISLVPGLRLGQPSGGYGLGNYLQILQPVYLRVIGRSVAFAVGSTALCLLLGFPVAYWLALMSPQRWRNLLLVAFILPLWTSSLLRAYAWTTILRPSGVLNGMLTAIGLPAQNWLNTPTAVFIGLTYSFLPYMVLILYASLEKLDTRLLEAAADLGATPRQSFWKITVPQTLPGIAAASLLVFISTLSDFVVPTLLGGASSMNISRLIYNQFLGPTRAWGFGSALSMVLILAVSLAIALLIRYGDRNTVTET; the protein is encoded by the coding sequence ATGACTCCTGCCCCCTCACCGACTCCCGCTGTAACCTGGGCCGATCGCTTCGCTCCTCGGCGCTGGCTGGGGCCGGTGACACTGCTGGGGCCAGCGGGGGTGTGGTTACTGGTGCTGCTGGTGCTGCCCACCTTGCTAATTCTTGAGATCAGCCTAGTGCCGGGGCTGCGGTTGGGGCAGCCCAGCGGCGGTTATGGTCTAGGCAACTACCTGCAAATTTTGCAGCCGGTATATCTGCGAGTGATCGGGCGATCGGTGGCGTTTGCGGTGGGCTCCACGGCGCTGTGCCTACTGCTGGGGTTTCCGGTGGCCTACTGGCTGGCGCTGATGTCGCCCCAGCGGTGGCGTAACCTGCTGTTGGTGGCCTTTATTCTGCCCCTGTGGACCTCGTCGCTGCTGCGGGCCTACGCCTGGACGACCATTCTGCGCCCTAGCGGCGTACTCAACGGAATGCTGACGGCGATCGGACTGCCCGCTCAAAATTGGCTAAACACGCCTACGGCGGTGTTTATTGGCTTGACCTACAGCTTTTTGCCCTATATGGTGCTGATTCTCTACGCATCACTTGAGAAGCTCGACACCCGCTTATTAGAGGCAGCTGCTGACCTGGGGGCCACCCCCCGCCAAAGCTTTTGGAAAATCACTGTACCCCAAACCCTGCCCGGCATCGCAGCGGCCAGTCTGCTGGTGTTTATCAGCACCCTCAGCGATTTTGTGGTGCCCACGCTGCTCGGGGGCGCCTCATCAATGAATATTTCGCGGCTCATCTACAACCAGTTTCTCGGACCTACCCGCGCCTGGGGGTTTGGCTCAGCCC